ATAATTTTACAATGTCCTTTTCTCAACGTTTGTCTTACGTTACAGAGCTGCAAACATCAGTACTGTCGGATTTGGGGCTTGAATCTAGTAATTGGCAGCAGGAGGAAAGAACCCAGTGAGGATTCAGCGTTACGTCATTTCTGACCTACGCAGTGTCCCGGCTGCTGAGCTAAACTTTATTAAACAAGAATAAAGAAAGTCGAGATCCGAATACATTTCCATAAAATGAAGTATTAGAAGGACCATGCAGATTTCCATTTTTCCTCAGCTGTCTTTTCCATGAGAACGAGGACGGTCAAAGCTTTTGGGTTCTCTTTAGACGTCTGCTTTTTATCCTCCTGTGCTTGTAATTATCCGAATTTCCGTCTTTTCTTGATTTAGGAGATTTGAATGAGCCTGCAGCAACTCTTAAGAAAAGCCACTGAAGCATACACTCCTGGCTACACTCGTTCACACCAGCCTGCCAGAACAACAATGCCTGTGGTGCCTGTGTTTTTAAGAGGAGAAGTGTGGTCCTCTCTCTAAATAGAGACTGTGTTGTTTAATCACTAATAAATCTCTCAGAGAAAACACAATCCAAGTTCcttctgttctctctctggAGATCCATTTGCTTTTTCAGCCAACAAGGCCATGAATGATCCATTACAAGATATTTGTATGTTTCCATTTGAAGAATAAAAGATGTTGAACACGGACACGATGTGACTAATATGATTTGATCCTTTCATTTGAtcctctctttttgtctttcagaaTGTAAAATAGACAATTGTGAAGCGTGTTTCAATCGCAATTTTTGCACAAAATGTAAGGAGGGCTTGTATTCACACAGTGGGCGATGTTATGTCAGCTGCCCGCCAGGCCAGCGCACCGCCAACGAGTCCATGGAGTGTGTTGGTGAGTGACCTTTGACCGTTCGCTCATTTTGAAGCCCGAGAATACGCGACGCCGGAGCGCGGCGGACCATTCGCTCACCGCCGCAGGcccctcttcttttttcatCCCGCCCAGGTCAACGTGCTGACGAGTGCATTCTGGGCGAGTGGAGCCAATGGGGTTCCTGCatgaagaagaacaaaacatgTGGCTTTAAGAAAGGCTCGCAGTCTCGAGAACGCGTGCCCTCTCAGGTCCACAGCCCAGACGCCTCCCCGGCCCCCGAGCCCTCGCAGACCTGCGCCCCACAGGTCGAGAGGAGGAAGTGCAGCGTGACCAAGACGCCGTGCGCGCGAGGTAAACGCAAAATACACACTCTCCGGGAAACCGGTAGTTTTTGGTGGAGACGATGACTTAAAGTTAAAGACAAGATCAAGCGCCGGTTCACACGCCCGACCGGCGGAACCGAGACCCGACACCCGgagggcctccccccccccccctcccgccttccCGCTAGCGTGTCTGCCGAGCTGCCTCGTGTTGGTTTGGGGTTCGGTTTGGCCCGAGCTCGCAGGGGGATACAGAgtaaacaataaacacaatctACGAGCGGGCCAGATGAAGGGGGCGGGTATTACGCACGGCAAGGCTGGACCCGGATCAGAGCTAGAAACGGGCTGTTTGTTCTGAAGGCCGGTGAAGCGTGAGGTTTACACTCCCGTGACATGTTTGCTTGGGCTCCTGTCATCCACACAGCAGCTTGCTCTGCGGCAGGTTGACAGTCGACGGCCGCCGTCAACTTCCACGGCGAGGTCATTAGTCACGCTCGCCCTCCAGAAGGCAGCTGGCGAGCTGCAGATGTGGAGTTTattggatggagaggagcaactaaaaacaacaacggTTATTtgcttttaaacattttgtcCTTAACGGTAGGAAACGATTCGCAGGCCGATATGTTGGGATGTTAAAGGACTGAGAGAATTGCTAACAAGCTCTACTCAAAGCTTTTACTGGATAGCAGCACGCTTTGAGGATCATTTACACAATGTTCACAACTCTAAAGAGGTCGCGCTGTGCGACAGGCGCCTGAATTGCCTCCATGCTTGTGAGTAAATATCCTGTGAGTGGAAGGAACAGGTCCCGTAGAGATGTTTGGTCTAGAGGGACGGAGGCTCACGTGAGGACCGCGATCTTCAGCGGACGGGCCACAGCACAATAAAAAAACCCAACTAAAATTAGAAGAAAGTGTACAATGTCCGAAAAACGTTTTTCCATGGCTTCAGAGGAATAACGATCTGTGAAATATCACGAACTGCCGTACGAAAAGGGCTACGCACGGATTATTATGTGAGGTGTCGACTGACGAGTGATGAGTCATGGAAGCGTTTTGTCGACTGCCCATGAATCAGTTTTTTCCTCTCATTATGTCGCCAAACACTTTTGGAAATAAGACGCATGTTACTTCAAAAATGCTCCGGTAAAAAGACTCCGGCACACCATTTCATATCGGTAAACTCTCTGtcaccaatttttttttaaaaagggaggcCAGCTGTGGATTCATCCGTGGGAGCTGGCTGGCAGGCTGGCTACATAAAACACAGGGGGCAGATGTTGTATAACATTAGTGATTTAGTGGTCTGCAGAACTCACGCTTTGTGTTGATTTGGCTGCAAACGTTGAAACTTTTTCCCGAAAGCTGCACAAAAAGGGTCTCACGCGAAAAACAGAATTCCCTGGACGTGTTACTGCATTCGTCATGCAAAAGTGTTTAGcttggaaggagggggggggaagtacAATCAGGGCTGTCATAAACTGATGGAGTCCCCCACTCTTGGCTCCGTTTGTGATTTGTCGGAGGAGTAATTAAGTCTTGACATCAGCTCAGATGTGTGAGCGTGTGGGAGGATTCTTCACTCGGGCTCACTGGGCCTCATTGGTGGACATTCACACCGTTACGGCTCCGTGCTCCTTTAGCGATGTGTTCGATCAATCCAACACGACACGGATAAATATGCTGCACATAATATGCGTGATTTGAGTGCAGCTCACCAGTGGGATTTCTTCACTGATTCACCGATTTAGTCACTAATTGCTCTTTCAAAGGgggatttatttgtgtttgtgcactaCTGTGTGAGGCTGAGCCTTCACATTCTCAGTTGGAAGTGATGCACCTGTATTTAGTCTGTCCACACTCTTCATCCATCACTGCGTAATGATTTTCGCCGGCTATGTTGAAACACAATTTGAGGATGGTTGTGTACTTTTTGTTCTTCTCCCGTGCGCTTAAACCGAAGATCCACAGCTGTTTGTACAACAAGTTTAAAAACCCTGGAAGGGAAATAAACACAGACCTTCAGTTTTCACGACGAAGCCGTACACAAACGCGGTGGCGCCATGGGCCCGGCTCTTGTCATCACGCGTGGTGAACGCTGTCCAGCCATTGGCCTGTGTTCACTCAGTTAACGAGATGCGCGGAGACTCTCGACGCGCAAGCTCATAACAAACATCCTCCAGCGTAACTGCACACCCTCACGTACACAAATACGTTTGAGTGCAGCCTAAACAACGGGGCGTCTGACACTCGACGTCCGTCGCCCCGCTGAGCGGCTGCTCAACCACGTCCTTGTGGGCTCGCGTTGGGCCCTCGACGACCCTCGAGTGCCGCGTTTTGAAATCAgcgggaacctctgagctcttgTGCGTGTAGATGACCACGGCGCGATGGAGGGACATGGGTGGAACCTCATGTACCAGCACAGAGTAGATGGGAGGAGTCCTCTTGGGAAGAAGCTTTTGCCGTGAAGAACATGCGGAGCTCACGGCGGCGCGAGAAGTAAAGTCGTTGGATTCACGAATGCTTCTGCAAAACGTCATGGCAATTGAGCCAAAGGTTTTGAGATACTTCAGTGCGGAGCGTTTAACGACTTTAGATATGTCGTAATGTTTCATTCTGTTCGGGTGGTTTATTGTGTATTGATTGCTTGTGATACGGTGGTTGCAGCCGTACTAGACGTAGCTTCATTAACTAGATGTGCGCGGCTCACAGACGGTTGTTTTGCCCCCATTAGAAACCACATAATCACAACCACCAGCGCTGATCCAACACACATCGCTTATTATCCAGACTTCCGCTCTCATCCCTCAGGAATCCATGTTTTTCGTTTTGTTTAGCCAAGCGGAGGGGCTACGTGCAACATCTGGTGATGACAGACATCCTACGGAAATCTATTTGAGAAATGCTGCGAAATGTAAATAATATCTCCcatgcattttcatttcagaGAGGAAGAGCAAGGCGGGCCGGCAAGACGATACAAACAGGCGAGAGAAGGAGAACGCACGCGGGCGAGGACGCGAAGGCAAAGATGGCAGTAGAGaaggcggaggcggaggaggcggaggtggtggcggaggaggagggaagaggcgAAAGGGGCAGAGCAGGAGCACCACAGCTGCCAGCATCACCACCAGCTCCGTCAGCTAAACTGCACGGGCCTGCTGGATGGGGGCCGAGGGACGAGCAGAGACGATGCCTCAACCGTCGTTGTGGAAGACGCAAAGAGGACTGGAGGACGGCCGCAACACAAAGTGCTTTCGAATAGACGAACGTGTCTGGAAGGTGCCGGCGTCGTGCGGAAAAGACTCGGCGCGTCACTCGCCAGCCCGAAGGGGGAACGCTGCTGGACCGCGGTGCCGCGTTGAGGATTTTGCGTTTTTTTGTCGTCGAATCTTCGTCACATCTTGAACTAAAAACAGATCCCTGCGCAGCATCCGGGCTGGAAGTCTGATAAGGAATGAAggctctctctcctctggtcTCTGACGTATTATGTTCCGGTCCGAGTTCAATCACAATCTGTTcttcatttgttgttgtgtttgcgAGGAGCGGCAGATGGACTTTCTCAACACAAGCTTTACGTGATGTAAAGACAATGAATAGCATTGAGTCGTATGTACCTTATTTCCTGTTGTGagatgaaacaaaaaagaaaggcaCTGGAAATCATTTTGCGGTCGTTGAGGACAAACGGTCTTCTGCACAGTGTGTTATTTCAAGGAGGCAATTTGTAACAAAAGAAGCCAAAGGGAAGATTTAAGAGAATTACTGGCTCATTTTCTTCCCCATTGTCTTGACACAAACCTTTGTCATTCGATAGCTCGGTTGTTTGTTTCGGATTTAAATGTTGCCGTTTGTATCAGACAATAACTCTGCACATAAAACAAGCAACAGAAAGTATTTGCATGTGTGCGCCTTTGTGCATGCAaacatgtgtgcgtctgtgtgtgcgtgtgttcgtcTCCACCTAAAGTACTTTGCGTGCATCTCTGCACGGAATCAAGGAACTCAGTGGCTTGTCCATGTGTGTTTAGGTGTGCACGTATGTGCTAATATTGGTCCCATAGATTGAAAGAAAAGGTTCTGTGCAGATGcacagtaatatatatatatatatgtataaaatgCAGTAAATACAAGCCACAGATAATCACATAAGAGACAAAATCAGCTGCTCAGTAGTCCGTCTGCAACAGGTACTGAGGATTTTGCACAACCATGTTTCCTACTGCTCAAGCAAAGCATTTTACACCTTTGTACTCCAAAGGCTTCATGACGTTACAGATacagagaaaaatgtttttatcctTAAGTCTTTCAAATGGGTCTGTTTGCTATGCACGAGATATTTGTCTCTGGAGAGGTTGCACGCTACATTATTCATTCATACCACGATGGCGAATATTTCAAACTGTGTTTATCATAAAAGCATCATCATGTATAGCGTATTCTGTGAAAGCCTAAATAAAGATCAGATGAAGCTGAACTTCACTCATACACTGATTTTGTTTGATTTCAGTGGCCTATGAAGGTATTCTCAGTCTATGCTATTGCTACATATACACTCCCATGTATTCATATGTGACGCATTTTATCAAGACTGTTCTGTTTTGgatcattttgttttacaatttGGGTTacactttaatattttaattattccCATTGGTTTTCGTAACATTTCACTTTATTAAAAGTCCTATTTTGTGTAAAGTGACATTCCCGGCGtgttttatatgtgtatgtgtatattaaAAGGAACGGCCGCTAAAACACAGCATTTCATAGATTCCACAGGAGTGtgagagaaaattaaaaaaataaagaatgtttgAACTGTGAATAATGAAGACGTTTTTTAGTAGGAATAAAGCGACAGCGTCAGTCCGGCTGATCCAACGCAAGGACACAATCATACTGACTTTACTCGTTTGAAAACGAGTTCAGGTGTGCTCACCATATGAAATGGGTCAAATAATCAGGATTCACATGCGCAGTCCGACCAGCGCGAGTCTGACCGTTGATGTTGTGGCCCAGTTTGTCGTATTAACATAATCTCAGATATCAGCATTTATCATTAGTAGTATACTTGAAAAAACAATTATATGAAATTGTATTACTTAAAGTGAATGATCCTTTTTggtgattatttattattgattcAACAATAACAGAAATGTTTCTCCGTTTATGCAGACTAAGCAAATCCCTTCATATCAAGACCATTTAGTGTCTTTTCACTCTGGCCCCGTCGTTACGATCTGACCAGAGGGAAAAGTTTCAACCACTAAGTATCCTTCGCTTCTTCTCTGAACTGAACTCTAAATTCGAAAAACCTCAGAGAAGAACAATAAACAAAGTGTGGCGGGAGAGCGATGCTATCTTGCAGCCGAGAGCACTCAGCGCTCGTGGTATGCTCTTctccgggctgcaggaggccatCCCGGGAAGCCGAGGGGCTTAGATGGTGCGATGGTGCCGATCGCCGGCCCAATGCTGGCGCCTAGGCAGGGGTCGtaaaagcagagacagaaataaaaactAATGGTGTGTCATAGccagaagggaggggggaggaggggggggggggggggtccaccaTGCCGTGGGCCCCGACAACAAAACAGCCGTTTCTCATTACCgaaggggagggcggggggggggaatggtAGAGTATGCTCCGTAAATTGCACATTCATCGCTCTTCCTGACCATAAATTCTTGCCCAGGCCTCCATTGgagctcccccccctccccgaccccccccccctcccctctgtagTCCACCATTCCCGTGTTTTCCCAGAGAAACGACTGGTACATCTTTGGGCTACATGGGTACCATTGATTTGCCAAGATCCAAAACATCGAATGATTTCATTACTTTAGACCACCACAACTCACAACCAGAGCCCAATATCACCCTCAAAAGGACTCGCAGGTCTG
This genomic stretch from Gasterosteus aculeatus chromosome 20, fGasAcu3.hap1.1, whole genome shotgun sequence harbors:
- the rspo1 gene encoding R-spondin-1, which produces MQLGLVALAMVFVSSVGHGDALRPSRGRRQRRVSTEGPPSCPKGCDRCSEYNGCIKCRPKLFIFLERNDIRQIGVCLASCPVGYFGMRNPEGNNRCTQCKIDNCEACFNRNFCTKCKEGLYSHSGRCYVSCPPGQRTANESMECVGQRADECILGEWSQWGSCMKKNKTCGFKKGSQSRERVPSQVHSPDASPAPEPSQTCAPQVERRKCSVTKTPCARERKSKAGRQDDTNRREKENARGRGREGKDGSREGGGGGGGGGGGGGGKRRKGQSRSTTAASITTSSVS